One window of Triticum dicoccoides isolate Atlit2015 ecotype Zavitan chromosome 5A, WEW_v2.0, whole genome shotgun sequence genomic DNA carries:
- the LOC119296934 gene encoding uncharacterized protein LOC119296934, which produces MIVAQLNMYTNGTVSFGSAMAIRQRKSTTITPANWWAAHGTDAKELRKMAIKILNLTCSSSACERNWSAFERVHTKKRTRLTQKRLNSLVYVMFNKRLQWMYAQRKRDPLAVKFVDDEPPNEWIEGEASVEGQQQENIVEEQDGEGENASDYDGEQDEPAQAGVNEKKRALSKGSSSKSKRARTMEAEEESSDCDEDDTAMQLMDDSSSDDGENEDNFLDDD; this is translated from the exons ATGATTGTTGCCCAGCTAAATATGTACACTAATGGCACTGTTTCTTTTGGCTCTGCAATGGCTATTCGACAAAGGAAAAGTACAACTATTACCCCAG CAAATTGGTGGGCGGCACATGGCACGGATGCAAAGGAATTAAGAAAGATGGCTATCAAGATTCTAAATTTGACGTGTAGCTCATCTGCGTGTGAAAGGAACTGGAGTGCATTTGAGAGG GTCCATACCAAGAAAAGGACGAGATTAACACAGAAGAGATTGAATTCTCTTGTCTATGTCATGTTTAACAAGAGGCTTCAGTGGATGTATGCTCAAAGGAAGAGAGACCCATTAGCTGTAAAGTTTGTTGATGATGAACCACCGAATGAGTGGATTGAAGGGGAGGCGAGTGTTGAAGGGCAGCAGCAAGAAAACATTGTTGAAGAACAAGATGGAGAAGGAGAAAATGCATCTGATTATGATGGTGAACAAGATGAACCGGCTCAGGCTGGCGTAAATGAGAAGAAGAGAGCACTGAGCAAAGGTTCGTCGAGCAAGTCAAAGAGAGCCCGCACCATGGAGGCTGAAGAAGAGTCTTCTGACTGTGACGAAGATGATACAGCCATGCAGTTAATGGATGATTCTTCAAGTGATGATGGAGAGAATGAGGACAATTTCCTTGATGATGACTAA